From Paenibacillus sp. FSL H8-0537:
TGCGGTGCCAAGCAGTTTTTTGCCCTGCACCAGTACAGCTCCCACATGCCGCCTCGGGCAGCGTGAGCGCGTCGATACCATATAAGCAATGTCCATAAAATACGTATCCCAGTCTTTACGTTCGGCGTCTTGCCCTACTATTGCCATTGTTTCAGCTTCCTCCTTGATGCTCGTTCAAAATAATCGTCAGCCACAATTGTGTCTAAAATGCGCGATATATTCGTTTTTTCATAAAATCCGGCTGCTGCCTGTTATTTTCTCATACTTAAGGATTGGCGACAATGCTGTCTTTCATGCCCTGAAGCAGCTTAGGACCGATTCCCTTCACTCGCCGCAAGTCATCGACCGATGTAAAGCGCCCATTTTTATCCCGATCTTCAACAATCGCTTTAGCTTTGGCTGGTCCGATCCCTTTCAGGTCATCAAGCTCCTCAGCTGTCGCTCGGTTAATATCCAGCTTGCCCGAATCCGTCGACGACGTCGCTATCCCTTCACCCGTCTCGCTTTGCCCCGCCCCAACAGCGCCGCTTCCGTTGCCTGCTACATTTCCATTCTCATTGCTATTCTGACCGCTAATTCCATTGCTAGTTCCAGCCCCAGCTTCTGCAGCTCCTCCAGCGTCGACACTTTCTCCATCTTGTATCATCTTCTCGGCACTTTCTGCCCCAGATGAGCTCGTTCCCTCTGCTATTCCCCCAGCAGCAGACAGCTTCCCACTTCCGTTTCCCCCATCTCCGCCACCGCTTGAGGTCTGTTTTCCACTACTGCCATTTGCCGCTGCATTCACCTGCTGTCCTTCTGCATCCGCCTGCTTCCCTAAGCCGATACCCTCTCCAGCCTCGCGCTTCACCCCAGCAGAACCGGATTCACTGCCTTGCTCTGGCGGCAATGCCGCTTCCACAGCCTCATTTAGCGTCGTCCAGCCACTTGGAGCCTGCTCCTTCGGCATAAATATAGCAGCTCCAAGCAGCCCACAGGCGAGCAGCAAACAAACCGCCATAATCGTCCGCTTAGCATCCGAACCTTTCCCATATTGCTTCCCCTTCGCTCGTTGCCTCATCCTTTACCCACACCTTTCGCTATGAATAACCGCTCCAAAAAAGATGAAAATTGTTGACATAACTGCCAAGTTGTCAGGAATACGGTAGAAGAACAGGTAAACTGCGAATAGGCTTACTTCGCCTTAAAGCCTGTTCCACTTTGGAAAATCATCACAGCTTACACAGCAATTCAATCAGGCCCCCACAAGGCCGCTTCCATTTCACAACCTCACAACGAAGGAGGTCACCCTATGAAAGTTGGATTTATTGGAACGGGAACGATGGGCAGTCTGCTCATTGAAGCATTAATCGCTTCGGGAGCGCTGGAATCCGATCAAATTTCCGTCAGCAACCGCACTTTCGCCAAAGCACAGGCACTCGCTGACCGCTATGCCGGGCTTCAAGCAGAAGCGAGCAATGCACGTGCCGCATTTGGCAAGGATATTGTGTTTCTTTGCATTAAGCCGCATGAATTTAAAAAGGTCATCGACGACATATCGTCTGTCGTAAGGCCTGAGCAGCTGCTAGTTTCGATTACAAGCCCGGTTCTGCTCTCGCACCTTGAGGAAGTAGTGCCCTGCAAAGTGGCCAAAGTCATTCCGAGCATTACAAATCATGTATGGAGCGGCGCTTCCTTATGTATTTATGGCTCCCGCATCCACAGCGAAGACAAGGAACGACTCGAATCGCTGCTCGCCTTTATCAGCGAGCCGCTGCAAATTGATGAATCCTATACGCGAGTCGTATCGGATCTGTCAAGCTGCGGTCCAGCGTTTATTTCCTGTCTGCTGGAGCAGTTCGTGGACGCAGCGGTTGAAGAGACGGGCATTGACCGCGAGGAAGCGCTCAAGGTGGCCAGCGCCATGCTGCTCGGAACAGGATTGCTCCTGACTGAAGGAGGACTTACGCCAGCTGATGTGCAGGCGCGAGTAGCCGTCCCCGGAGGCATAACCGCACAAGCTCTGAAATTGCTTCGCTGTGAGACCGATGATGTATTCAACCGGCTTATCCGTACGACTCATGCCAAATTCCATGACGATGTCGCCAAAGTTTCCATATCTTTCTACGGAGAAGAGGTGAACGGTCAATAGCTGTTCTTCAGCTAACTGACCGTTCACCTCTTCATGTGGCTACCGTTTAATTGGCAACGATATTGACGATTTTACCTTTTACAGCTACGACCTTGCGGATGGTTTTGCCTGTGATAAGCTCCTGCACCTTACCTAGCTCCTTCGCAAGACGTTCCATTTCGGCTTCATCCGTGTCTGCCGCTATCGACAGGCGCTCAATGATTTTTCCATTAACTTGAACGACGATTTCAACCTCTTGGTCAACCGTCCAAGCCTCTTCCCATACCGGCCAGGACTCATAAGTAATCGTCCCTGTTCCGCCCAGCTTCTCCCACAGCTCTTCCGCAATATGCGGCGCAAGCGGGGACAGCATTTTCACAAAATCAGCCATTGCTTCGCGCGGCAGCACTTCGGTTTTATAAGCTTCATTGACAAAAATCATCAACTGGCTGATTGCCGTGTTAAAACGCAGATGCTCAAAGTCATCGGTTACTTTTTTGATCGTACGGTGCCATGTGCGCTTGAATGCCTCCGTCGTTTCAGCGTCCGAAACTTTCGAACTCAAGCTGCCATCATCACCGATGAACAGGCGCCATACACGGCTTAGGAAACGGAAAGATCCTTCTACGCCGTTCGTGTTCCAAGGCTTCGTTGCTTCCAGCGGCCCCATGAACATTTCATACAAACGCAGCGTGTCTCCGCCGAATTCCGATACAATTTCATCGGGGTTAATGACGTTGCCACGGGATTTGGACATTTTCTCATTGTTCGTGCCCAAAATCATCCCTTGGTTAACGAGCTTATGGAAAGGCTCCTTCGTCTCAACTACGCCAAGATCATACAATACTTTATGCCAGAAGCGCGCATACAGCAGATGAAGCACAGCATGCTCCGCTCCGCCGATATACAGGTCAACCGGAAGCCATTCGCGCTGCTTCTCCAGCGAACAAATTTCCTTGTCGTTTTTCGGATCGATAAAGCGCAGGTAGTACCAGCAGCTGCCCGCCCATTGCGGCATCGTGTTCGTTTCGCGGCGTGCTTTCATGCCCGTTTCCGGATCAATCGTATTGACCCATTCCGTTACATTCGCAAGCGGCGATTCCCCTGTACCCGAAGGCTTAATCGCATCTACATCCGGCAGCAGCAGCGGAAGCTGGTCCTCTGGAACAGGCTTCATTGTGCCATCTTCCAGATGCAAAATTGGAATCGGCTCTCCCCAATAACGCTGGCGGCTGAACAGCCAATCGCGCAGACGGTAGGTCACTTTGCCATGACCGCTGCCTTTTTCTTCGAGGAAGCTAATCATTTTTGCAATCGCCTCTTCATTGTTAAGCCCATTCAGCAAATCGGAATTTACATGCGCACCGTCGCCAGTGTAAGCTTCTTTGGAAATATCTCCGCCTTGCACGACTTCCACAATGGGCAGTCCGAACTGCGTTGCAAATTCCCAGTCGCGCGTATCATGGCCTGGAACAGCCATAATCGCACCTGTGCCATAGCCAGCCAATACATAATCGGCAATCCAGATTGGCGTTTTCTCGCCATTGACCGGATTAATCGCATAAGCACCCGTGAACACGCCGGATTTTTCCTTCGCCAAATCAGTACGCTCCAAATCGCTCTTGCGGGAAGCTGTCAGCTGATAAGCCTCAATAGCTGCCTTTTGATCCGCTGTCGTAATTTGGGCAACCAGCTCATGCTCAGGCGCCAGCACGCAATAAGTAGCACCGAACAAAGTATCCGGACGCGTCGTGAACACAACAAGGTTCGCATCATGGCCCTCAATAGCAAACGTCACTTCGGCGCCTGTAGACTTGCCGATCCAGTTGCGCTGCATATCCTTGATGCTTTCCGTCCAATCAAGCTCCTCCAGATCCTCCAGCAGGCGCTCCGCATATTCGGTAATTTTCAATACCCATTGGCGCATTGGCTTGCGTACAACTGGATGGTTGCCGCGTTCGCTTAGTCCATCAATCACTTCCTCATTGGCAAGCACGGTTCCCAGCGCTTCGCACCAGTTAACCGGAACTTCAGCTACATAAGCAAGGCCTTTGTTATACAGTTGGATGAAAATCCACTGCGTCCATTTATAATAATCCGGGTCAGTCGTACTGAACTCGCGATCCCAGTCGTAGGAAAAGCCGAGCGACTTGATTTGACGACGGAAATTGTCGATATTTTTAAATGTAATCTCACGCGGATGCTGCCCTGTATCCAGTGCATGCTGCTCTGCAGGAAGGCCAAATGCATCCCAGCCCATCGGGTGCAGGACGTTAAAGCCGCGCAGACGCTTGTAACGCGACACGATATCCGTTGCCGTATAGCCTTCCGGATGACCGACGTGCAGGCCAGAACCGGATGGATAAGGGAACATATCGAGTGCATAAAATTTCGGTTTGCCCGCTTCTTCCTTCGTTGCGAACGTCTTGTTCTCATCCCAATATTTTTGCCATTTCGGCTCTACCATCAGTGGATTATAGCCTTGCGGTTGCTGATCTTGACTCATGAATGTTTCCTCCTTAAGCTTGGTAAAGCAAAATTTCAGCGGCTTCCAAACAAAAAAGCTCCCGCCCCTAGCGTATGATCGCTAGGGACGAGAGCTGTCTCCCGTGGTACCACCCTAGTTAGCCCCCGGACATGCTTTGCCGAGTGCTCACTTGTTGCCTTTAACGCAGGCCATACGGTACGCTTGCGCGCACAGCTCCAAGGTGAGATTCATATCGCTGCAGGTCCGGCTTGCACCATCCGCCGGCTCTCTAAGCCATGCCCCGCGATACTACTGCTCCTCATCAACGCCAAATGTGACATTTTAAGAATTAGTTCCGATTATAATGAAGCTTTCGCGCGATGTCAAGAGATAGCCCCTCCGCTACTTCCCTTTTTATTCCAAAAAGTCCATTTATTTTACACTAAAATGAACGATGCGTGAACGACAGTCCTTTTTTGCGAGAAAAAGCATTTCTCCTTGCGGGTTGAAAATCCGCTCTCATTTATCCATGGCATTTGCCCCAAGGAGGGGTATAATAGGAGCAGCAAGCTTTTGCAACCTATTACTATTTTCGGAGGAATCGTTATGATGCGTTTTGTAAGCAACAAACATATAACAGACCCTGCGCTTAATTTGGCGCTGGAAGAATATATTTTACGGTCGCTGCCGCCAGAGGACGATTATTTACTGTTTTATATTAATGAGCCTTCCATTATTATTGGCAAAAACCAAAATACAATGGAAGAAATCAACCCGCGCTATGTAGAGGAAAATAATATCCATGTCGTGCGCCGGCTGTCCGGCGGCGGGGCCGTGTATCATGACGAAGGTAATTTAAATTTCAGCTTCATCATGAGCGACGATGGCCAATCGTTCCATAATTTCAAAAAATTCACCGAGCCTGTCGTAAAGGCACTAGCCGCGCTTGGCGTTCAGGCCGAGCTTACGGGTCGCAACGATATTCAAGTAGGCGAACGAAAAATTTCCGGCAACGCGCAGTTTTCGGCACGGGGCAGAATGTTCAGCCATGGCACCTTGCTGTTTGATTCCGAAATTGAAAATGTCGTATCGGCTTTAAAAGCGAATCCCGAAAAATATGTGTCGAAAGCGACAAAATCGATTCGCAGCCGCGTGGCCAACATTTCCGAGTTTCTTGCAGCACCTATTACAATTGAAGACTTCCGCCAAAGCGTGCTTGCTTCCATTTTTGAAGGCAGTGAGGAAATTCCTTTTTACGAGCTGACTGAGGAACAATGGGCAGATATCCGCGAGCTGGCACAGACGCGATATCGCAACTGGGATTGGAATTATGGCCGGTCGCCAGCATTCAATATGCGCCAGACGAAGCGGATAGAAGGAGCTGGCACATTCGATGTGCGTCTCCAAGTTGAGGAAGGCCTGATTGTGGATGCCGCTGTATATGGCGATTTCTTCGGCCGTGGCGAGAGCAGCGAATTTGCAAAGCAGCTTATTGGCCAGCGTTACGAAGCTGCTGCGCTTGGCAAGCTGCTTGGCGAGATCGATTTAGGCTATTATTTCGGCAAAGTGACGAAGGACGACTTAATGGGCCTGATTTTCGAATAAAAGCAAAAGGCGCCCCGGCTTTCTCTAAGTAAGAGAGCCTAGGGCGCCTTTTATTGCTTCCTAAACCAGACAACAATGCCGTAACCAAGCACAACAGCGACGCTGTTCATGAGTATATCATCGATGTCGAAGCTGCCGCGCCTCGTGAGCATTTGCAGCACTTCCAGCAGCGTAATAAACAGCAGAAACGACAGCAGTGTCTTGCCCAGCCGCAAGCGAAAAACAATTGGAAGCGCGAGGCCAAAAGGTACGAACACGACAATGTTGCCGCCCATATTAATGATCCAATCGCCAAGGTTTATATGATAAAAGTTCGTTACATACAGCTTGATAGTCGAAAACGGAATGATATTATATCGAAGCTCCGCACTGCTGCCCGCCTGCCGGCCAAAGCCAAAAAACATCGCATAAATGAGCCCCATCGTATACACAACGATAAGAGCGGCTGTCACTTTTTGTGCAAAGGAACCGGAATTTCCGCCTGCCTGCTTCAACGTTATCGCCCCTCCACTTCGCCCGGGTTAATGGGACGCCGCTAATTTTTTCACCCGATACCAGTAGTTGTATTGCAGCGTAAAACCCAGCTTGTCATACAAGCGATTAGCCGCCTCATTGGCATGCGTAACGAGCAGATAACTGTGCTCCGCCCCACTTTCCTTGCCCCACTGCAAAATATGCAGCAGAAGCTGCTCGCCAAATCCACGCCTGCGAAAATCTGGTGAGGTCACGACGGCATACAAACCGATATATCCCCGCTCCATAACGCCAATACCGCAAGCCGCCGGCGCTCCCTCTACATAAAGCACAGCAAAGGCCGTCTGGAACGGCGGTGATGCAAACATATTTTTCAGCGTCTCCCGCTCATCAGCCGTGTGCTTCGCCATCGACGTATAAGCTTCCAGCCAAGCTTCGCTTAAAAAAGGATCTATGCGAACGTCCAGCCCGCCAGCCGGTTTGCGCATTTGATTAAGGGAAGCCGTCTTGACGTAAACTGGGTCTATCTTGTCATAGCCGCGCAGCGCGAGCGTCTTATCCAGCTCCGGCGGCTGGGAGAAAGGCGTGATTTTATAGGCCGTATCCAGTCCATGCGCCGTATAAAAAGCTTCGCCATAGGCGATTTTACGCGACAGCTCTTCCCCACTGCAGGCTGCTGGCACAATGGAGTTTGACCGTTTTGTATAGCCGTTCGCCAGACGGAGCTGCCACCCCTCATACATGAGCACCTGCAGCGCAGGCCAAGCATTCATCGATAGCTCCTCCAGCTTGAGCTGAAGCCGCTCCTCCGAGGATGAATCTATTGCAGCGCTGTCCAGAAGCTGCTTAATCTGTGCCATATGATGCCGGTCATGCGCGATAAAATCGGTCAAATACGCCTGCAGGCGGAAGGGATGCCCCTCGCTATCTATGTATTCAGCCGCATATTGCTGCTCCGGCAAAGCTTGAATGAGCCCCACAATCGCTTCACGATCCTGAATCGTCTGCCTGATCAGCTTGGCAATTGAAGTATAGCGACCATATAAACGGGCATTTTCATTAAAAGCATTATAATCCAAATGCTTGAGCGTCAGCACCTGCTGCTGACCCAATCTCTCAATTGCTGTCGTGAGAAAATAACGATCCCAAAGCGCAATATGAGCGACGACTTCGCGAACAGACCATTTTCCCGGAGCCAAGCTTAGCTCCCATACTGCTTCCTCCTGCTGCTCCAACGTCTCCACAAATGTAATCCATTCCTGAAAATACTTAAGCAACTGCTGTTTTCCCTGCTCCTGCTCCATGTACCGCTCTCCCTCGCTTCGCTTTCCCCATATGTGAGCTTACTTTTATAATTCATTCCATTAAACTCGTAAAATCGAAATCTCATATTCGGCATGATATATGATAGGTTTTGCCCTCTAATCGAAGCCAAACAGCCGCCCTGACGGCGGCACATGCCATTCCATTAATCATATATCCATTAAAGCAATTTAAAGCGGGTTATTTGGTCAAGCTGCTGCTCCGCCATTAAAATCGGACGCTGCTTCGGCCCAAACAAATCAAAATGCGGATAGCTGTCGCGGTAGTGAATATACCGGGGATCGAGCCCATAAGACATACACCACTGTGCCAGCTTGTCTATATTCGAGCAGCCTACCTTCGTTACTGTCTTCATAGCCGGAAAGCGCGGGTCCAGCCAATAATGCGTCAAAAAAGCGATTTCGCCGCTCTGCACCCGTTCCTTCCAAACATTCATTTCGGTTCTGGATATGCCGAATGCCACTCGTCCATCTCCTTATTCCCCTGGTAAAATATGCTTAACACGGCCCACTTGCCCATCCGTCAGCCGAACTTTAATGCCGTGCGGATGCGTACCGGAATTCGTCAGCAAATCCTTGACGATGCCTCTCGTCAGCTTGCCCGTACGCTGATCCTGCTTTAGCACAATATCGACCTGCTGGCCCGGCTTGACCGCCGCGCGATTCGTTCCGTTCATGCGTTACCCTTCCTTTTCAAAAAAGCGTGGTGAACCAAAGTGTGCACTTGATTAAGACTTTTTCAAAATATAAGCAGTTACAAGTTTAACCCTTATAATGGACTTATATTTCTCGGATTGAAACGCGCTCCGCCGCCAAAAGATGGCGACAGCCGTTTCACCTTGAAATATAGGAAAGAATATCCTAACGTTTTTCTTTCTCTATATTTCTCGGATTGAAACGCGCTGCGCCGCCAAAAGATGGCGACAGCCGGTTCACCTTGCCATATGCTATACTTTTCTTTCAAAATAGCATAGCATATGTACAGGAAAGATGCACATGATGGGTACAACCTGTTATACTTAACACCAAACGATGTTTTATGAAATGAGGAAATTGTCTAATGTCAACTGATTTTACTGCAATGGGCGTCATGCCGGAGCTGGCCTCGCGTCTCCATGAGAACGGAATTACCGAGCCAACACCGGTTCAAAAAAAATCAATTCCCGTGCTGCTTGCGGGACAAGACGTCATTGCCCAAGCTCAAACCGGAACAGGCAAAACGCTTGCCTTTGCCTTGCCTATATTGCAGCGCATTCAAGTGCACAAGGAACAGGTGCAGGCGCTTATTTTGACTCCAACCCGCGAGCTCGCCATTCAAATTACGAGCGAGCTTACGAAGCTTGCTCCGACTGTTGGCGCTACGGTGCTAGCCGCTTACGGCGGACAAGATGTTGTCGCACAAATTCGCAAGCTGAACAACGCTCCCCATATCGTTGTTGCAACACCTGGTCGTTTGCTTGACCATATTCGCCGGGAGACGATCAACCTGGGCAAGCTGAAAATGCTCGTGCTGGATGAGGCTGACCAAATGCTGCATATGGGCTTCCTGCCGGAAGTCGAGAACATTATCGCGCATATGCCTAGAGCCCGCCAGACGATGCTGTTTTCGGCTACGATGCCGGAAGCGATTAAGCGCCTTGCTGCGAACTATATGAATACGCCAGTCGATATTCGTATTCAAAGCACGCATGTGACGCTCGACAACATTAAGCAATTCGTCATCGAAACAACGGATCGCGGACGTGAACGTGCCGTTATGCAGCTCATTGAGCAGCATAACCCATATTTGGCCGTTATTTTCTGCCGGACGAAGGTGCGGGCCAAAAAACTGAATGCTGCTTTGCAGGATAATGGCATTCCTTCGGACGAGCTGCATGGCGATTTGACGCAAGCGAAGCGCGAGCAGGTCATGAAGCGTTTCCGCGATGCCAAGCTGCAAATTCTCGTCGCAACGGATGTCGCTGCGCGCGGACTTGATGTAGAAGGCGTTACTCATGTGTACAACTTTGATGTGCCGCAGGATTCGGAAATTTATATTCACCGTATCGGCCGTACAGGCCGTGCAGGTCATCAAGGTACAGCAGTAACTCTCTCTTCACCGCATGATCGCGGCGCAGTTGCTCATATCGAGCGCAGCATTGATGCTTCCCTGCAGCGCTTTACGATTGACGAAGAAGGCCAATTAACAGCTGACAATACGAAGCGCTCAGCAGCTCCAGCCAAGGCATATGGCAGAGATTCCTCCTCGTCAGAGCGTGGCGGAAGAACACGCGGTGGACGCGATTCGGGACGTTCCGGCCAGCAAGGACGCCGAGGCGGCGAATCCTCTGGTGGTCGCGGACGTCAGCAAGCTGGCGGCAGAGGCCGTGGGCAGCAGGCTGAACGGTCATCAGCTCCAAGCAAATCGGGCGGCGGCAGCCCATGGGAAGCAGCAAGCGGCGGCAATACTGGAAACAAGCGTGGCGGCAATGGAGAGCGTAGCTTCAGTGGTGGCGAGCGCAGCGAACGTTCCTCTGGTTCTCGCAGCTTCGGTGGCGGCGAACGCAGTGAACGGCCTTCCGGTCCTCGCAGCTTCGGCGGCGGCGAGCGCAGCGAACGGCCTTCCGGTCCTCGCAGCTTCGGTGGCGGCGAACGCAGCGAACGGCCTTCCGGTCCTCGCAGCTTCGGCGGCGGCGAACGCAGCGAACGGCCTTCCGGTCCTCGCAGCTTCGGTAGCGGCGAGCGCAGCGAACGTTCCTCCTCCGGTGCACCGCGCAGCTCTGGAACACGCAGTTCCGGTGGACGCAGCTCCGGTTCTGGCAGCGGCGGTCGCAATTCCGGCGGTTCCAGCCGCGGATCCAGCCCTTCCCGTGGCGGCGGAGCTGGAAGCAGTCGCGGTCGCAAAAGATAAATGAACTTTTCAAGCAGCTTTCCGTCGATACCTATCGACGAAGGCTGCTTTTTTCATCCCTCCCGGGCATTCGCCATAGTAACATCCATCATAAGCTGCTGAAATTAGCGGCCTTACAAGAGCCCAATTATAAATGACCCATGACAGGAGTCCATTCCAAACAGGGCGAAATACATACAATACTGTATACCGAGCGGCAGGGAAAAGAACATTTCAATAAAGCAGCACCCTAAGCCGGAAATTAACTGTACAGGAGGAATTAGCATGTCTGGTGTACATGGAG
This genomic window contains:
- a CDS encoding ComEA family DNA-binding protein, with the translated sequence MRQRAKGKQYGKGSDAKRTIMAVCLLLACGLLGAAIFMPKEQAPSGWTTLNEAVEAALPPEQGSESGSAGVKREAGEGIGLGKQADAEGQQVNAAANGSSGKQTSSGGGDGGNGSGKLSAAGGIAEGTSSSGAESAEKMIQDGESVDAGGAAEAGAGTSNGISGQNSNENGNVAGNGSGAVGAGQSETGEGIATSSTDSGKLDINRATAEELDDLKGIGPAKAKAIVEDRDKNGRFTSVDDLRRVKGIGPKLLQGMKDSIVANP
- a CDS encoding VanZ family protein; translated protein: MKQAGGNSGSFAQKVTAALIVVYTMGLIYAMFFGFGRQAGSSAELRYNIIPFSTIKLYVTNFYHINLGDWIINMGGNIVVFVPFGLALPIVFRLRLGKTLLSFLLFITLLEVLQMLTRRGSFDIDDILMNSVAVVLGYGIVVWFRKQ
- the comER gene encoding late competence protein ComER, whose amino-acid sequence is MKVGFIGTGTMGSLLIEALIASGALESDQISVSNRTFAKAQALADRYAGLQAEASNARAAFGKDIVFLCIKPHEFKKVIDDISSVVRPEQLLVSITSPVLLSHLEEVVPCKVAKVIPSITNHVWSGASLCIYGSRIHSEDKERLESLLAFISEPLQIDESYTRVVSDLSSCGPAFISCLLEQFVDAAVEETGIDREEALKVASAMLLGTGLLLTEGGLTPADVQARVAVPGGITAQALKLLRCETDDVFNRLIRTTHAKFHDDVAKVSISFYGEEVNGQ
- the leuS gene encoding leucine--tRNA ligase produces the protein MSQDQQPQGYNPLMVEPKWQKYWDENKTFATKEEAGKPKFYALDMFPYPSGSGLHVGHPEGYTATDIVSRYKRLRGFNVLHPMGWDAFGLPAEQHALDTGQHPREITFKNIDNFRRQIKSLGFSYDWDREFSTTDPDYYKWTQWIFIQLYNKGLAYVAEVPVNWCEALGTVLANEEVIDGLSERGNHPVVRKPMRQWVLKITEYAERLLEDLEELDWTESIKDMQRNWIGKSTGAEVTFAIEGHDANLVVFTTRPDTLFGATYCVLAPEHELVAQITTADQKAAIEAYQLTASRKSDLERTDLAKEKSGVFTGAYAINPVNGEKTPIWIADYVLAGYGTGAIMAVPGHDTRDWEFATQFGLPIVEVVQGGDISKEAYTGDGAHVNSDLLNGLNNEEAIAKMISFLEEKGSGHGKVTYRLRDWLFSRQRYWGEPIPILHLEDGTMKPVPEDQLPLLLPDVDAIKPSGTGESPLANVTEWVNTIDPETGMKARRETNTMPQWAGSCWYYLRFIDPKNDKEICSLEKQREWLPVDLYIGGAEHAVLHLLYARFWHKVLYDLGVVETKEPFHKLVNQGMILGTNNEKMSKSRGNVINPDEIVSEFGGDTLRLYEMFMGPLEATKPWNTNGVEGSFRFLSRVWRLFIGDDGSLSSKVSDAETTEAFKRTWHRTIKKVTDDFEHLRFNTAISQLMIFVNEAYKTEVLPREAMADFVKMLSPLAPHIAEELWEKLGGTGTITYESWPVWEEAWTVDQEVEIVVQVNGKIIERLSIAADTDEAEMERLAKELGKVQELITGKTIRKVVAVKGKIVNIVAN
- a CDS encoding GNAT family N-acetyltransferase, producing MEQEQGKQQLLKYFQEWITFVETLEQQEEAVWELSLAPGKWSVREVVAHIALWDRYFLTTAIERLGQQQVLTLKHLDYNAFNENARLYGRYTSIAKLIRQTIQDREAIVGLIQALPEQQYAAEYIDSEGHPFRLQAYLTDFIAHDRHHMAQIKQLLDSAAIDSSSEERLQLKLEELSMNAWPALQVLMYEGWQLRLANGYTKRSNSIVPAACSGEELSRKIAYGEAFYTAHGLDTAYKITPFSQPPELDKTLALRGYDKIDPVYVKTASLNQMRKPAGGLDVRIDPFLSEAWLEAYTSMAKHTADERETLKNMFASPPFQTAFAVLYVEGAPAACGIGVMERGYIGLYAVVTSPDFRRRGFGEQLLLHILQWGKESGAEHSYLLVTHANEAANRLYDKLGFTLQYNYWYRVKKLAASH
- a CDS encoding lipoate--protein ligase, whose product is MRFVSNKHITDPALNLALEEYILRSLPPEDDYLLFYINEPSIIIGKNQNTMEEINPRYVEENNIHVVRRLSGGGAVYHDEGNLNFSFIMSDDGQSFHNFKKFTEPVVKALAALGVQAELTGRNDIQVGERKISGNAQFSARGRMFSHGTLLFDSEIENVVSALKANPEKYVSKATKSIRSRVANISEFLAAPITIEDFRQSVLASIFEGSEEIPFYELTEEQWADIRELAQTRYRNWDWNYGRSPAFNMRQTKRIEGAGTFDVRLQVEEGLIVDAAVYGDFFGRGESSEFAKQLIGQRYEAAALGKLLGEIDLGYYFGKVTKDDLMGLIFE
- a CDS encoding YwbE family protein produces the protein MNGTNRAAVKPGQQVDIVLKQDQRTGKLTRGIVKDLLTNSGTHPHGIKVRLTDGQVGRVKHILPGE
- a CDS encoding DEAD/DEAH box helicase — translated: MSTDFTAMGVMPELASRLHENGITEPTPVQKKSIPVLLAGQDVIAQAQTGTGKTLAFALPILQRIQVHKEQVQALILTPTRELAIQITSELTKLAPTVGATVLAAYGGQDVVAQIRKLNNAPHIVVATPGRLLDHIRRETINLGKLKMLVLDEADQMLHMGFLPEVENIIAHMPRARQTMLFSATMPEAIKRLAANYMNTPVDIRIQSTHVTLDNIKQFVIETTDRGRERAVMQLIEQHNPYLAVIFCRTKVRAKKLNAALQDNGIPSDELHGDLTQAKREQVMKRFRDAKLQILVATDVAARGLDVEGVTHVYNFDVPQDSEIYIHRIGRTGRAGHQGTAVTLSSPHDRGAVAHIERSIDASLQRFTIDEEGQLTADNTKRSAAPAKAYGRDSSSSERGGRTRGGRDSGRSGQQGRRGGESSGGRGRQQAGGRGRGQQAERSSAPSKSGGGSPWEAASGGNTGNKRGGNGERSFSGGERSERSSGSRSFGGGERSERPSGPRSFGGGERSERPSGPRSFGGGERSERPSGPRSFGGGERSERPSGPRSFGSGERSERSSSGAPRSSGTRSSGGRSSGSGSGGRNSGGSSRGSSPSRGGGAGSSRGRKR